The following DNA comes from Solea solea chromosome 6, fSolSol10.1, whole genome shotgun sequence.
AGCTATTGTGCTGctgattattataaataatcGAAACTttgatcgattatgaaaagaatcgtcAGTTGCAGGAAATTGTTAATTATGTTCTCTTTTCTGTTATATTGACAAATATTATTTGGTTGCAACCTCTCagcaaacttgtttttttttgtgcttgttttcGACTGTGTGTTGGTCAAATCAAGACATTTAAGTGTGTCTAAAGGATATTGATTAGCATGTTTAGTGATTTTATAGATCTAACGGTGAACAATCAgtgaatcaataaaaacaatggttCATACTGGACTTAATTTGGTtcattaaatgtataaaaaggTCCGGGGTATAACATTTAGAAGGGTTTAGTGGCAGAAATTGATTATTCTATCCCTAACTATGTTGCTGTTAGTGTATTATccattaaaactaaaataaaatggcTTGGAGACATTTTTTCTGGTATCTGAAGGCCACCATCATTTCTTGCCATGCTTGGAATTAAATGCCACCTGTAGAACAACACCTGGTTACCTGGATATAAGGAGGTAGAACATTCCCAGAGACATGAGGGAGATCCCGATGTGAAAGGAAACTCCCACTGCTCCATACTCCTTGAAGACTTTCTTCAGCTGCTGCGTCTTGGAGGGCTTCCCTCCTTCTGGCTCGGGCTCCTCTGGGGCCTTTTCAGTCGACGAGGACGTAGCAGATGTTTCCTTGAACTTCTGCTCCTGTTGgaaaaaatgagagagagaaaataaaatagcagGGACTGATCAGAACaggaataaaatgacaaaatttCAACTTTAAAATTTACTCACAACTCCAGTTTAACTTCTTTTCAAGAAAattagggctgaatgatttgaaAATAGAACAATTAAATTGCAGCCTGTGCAATTTGCTTAGTGCATTGTTTAAAATTGAAGGTTATTGTTCAGCCATAGCCAGGATGTTCCTTCTCTGATGCGTTCCACTCGTATGGGACAATTTGTACAAACTTGAGCTGCACCAAATATCCTTCTACAGAaacacatcatcaacatcatatagaagaataaacatttcattcatcacagcggtagataatggatggatggatgttttaaaGTGGAGTAATCTGAGTGGGTTCTTCATCCTGTACATGTTTATAATAAAGATGAGGCTACTGCTGTGTTATTTAGATAATTAACATCATTATGCAGCCTTGCACTCATGTACAAAGCAATAACTCTCTCTTACGCAGAGAGCCTCTCattagtgcacacacacacacacacacacaaaaacagcatcaCACCATCTGACACGTAGCAGGGGGCGAGCAGCTCACCCTCGTGCAAAACCCATCATACATTGACGGTGTAGACACGAGACCAAGATGGCAGAGGTTTGAGAGAAGCTAGCCTACGTTAGCAGAATGTAAATAAACCACATCCTCTACTGATCCTCGACTGAACTCATGCCTCCTGGGCTACGTTTCACAACGGTAGTCTCTTGCTTGTAATGCAGTCAAACCTGTGTAACCGGTTTAAAGCATAATAATAGTTGTAAAAGCAGtgatgatctttttttttccactccaaTAATGATAGTTGACTGTTAGGAAAAGTCCATTTAAATACACTGAGCAGATAAAGTTTTCTGTGTGCTGAAATATTGATTTCTCTGtactcattcattcagtcagatCCAGAGAtaaactaaacatttacagatctcacacacacacaaggccgttcagtgtcacagtgtcaaTACAGCTGGATTTTGACCAAACTACACACTAACATAGACCATGAGGTGAGGtgcccgtctgtctgtccgtcctctTTCTGTCTTActaagcatccatccatccatcttctaccgctttatcctgcacatgagggtcgcggtaGAACCACCAAGACAAACAATCACCCACTCTCACAATcccacctatggtcaatttaaagtgtccaatttacctaatccccatatctgcatgtgactgtgggaggaagccggagaacccggagaaaacccacgcaacacacggggagaacaactccatgcagaaagtcTATTTCTAAgcaatattgacatttttaacagAATTATGTTAAAAATCTCACAGGTTAACAATCTATTAAATTTCTTCCTAGGGCCAGAACCCACATTCCCAGAAAGATTTATCAAAatttgttcttttaaatattGAGTTATTCACCTCACGGACAgacaaaaagccaaaaaaagtgttttcaaactAAGAACCTGAAGCAAACAGGTTAAACATTTTAGAAACTGACTCAGACTATTGTCCTTGTCCCAGAATACAAGCACTAGCAAGGACTTGTGTCTCCTCCACTGCTTTAGTTGGTGGTGATGCGTCTCCTTTTCCTGTTTCTGGGTCAAAGTGCATTAACTGTACATGTAATTGTAATTCGACCCACAACCACATTATCTGGATGTGTTCGTCCAACTTACGCACTTTTCTTTAAAGCCAGACAAACAGAATCATTTGATTTCTTGCTTACATTATGTAgactgttgctgtgtgtgtgtgtgtgtgtgtgtgtgtgtgtccttgctCACAGACCTGCCACTCATTTGCCTGATCACTCTGCAGAGCTAATGCAATTACACCGTTTGTTTTATAGCACCCCTTCAGTTTAACCTCAgggttttcattttcattaagcACACTGGgtgaaaaaacaataacactttCAACTTCACTGACAGTTTTctaatgtttctttttaatcagGCTGGGGGTTTAGTATTAACTGGCAGTGGCTCCGATTGCCTTATTATTAAAAATCATAGTCTCTGCCAAGAGGAAGCACAATTCCACTGTGGGAAAACAGGAAATGGGGTTAGGCCTGAGTGGGattttatctatttttagtCAAACCACTGACATGCTGTCGTGCGTACAAAGTCCAGACAACTTATTCAGTGCAGGGAAAACTCTTCCACAGAGAAGTTCAAGTTCAAAGTCAACATGAACATTTAAGAGGACAACATGTAGGCTGATTATGGAATAGCATGAAACGAGAGAATGGAAAATACTTGATGAGCTTCTTACctgcaaaacaaacatcaatCAACAGATCTGGGACTGCCTAAAGGCTGCGAatataaagttgttgttttttgctaaATAAACTGCCTTTTAATTTGCCGCTGATTTGTAACATCTTTCAGATGTGACTTCATAGTCTAGTTTTAAACCAGGGTTTCCCCTAAAAAGGCATTtaattcatacatttaaaaacaaggccttaaattaatattaaaatgtctaaaattccCCTTTCAAaagttttgaaaatgttaacaCATAGGATGTAGgcttttatgattattatttgcCAGTGTAAATCTCAAAATAATTGGTGATGGTTATTTAAGAGGCCCAAAAAGGTTTTGGGcagctttgttgtttctgttttttgtaaaatttggtcTTAAATTTCACTCCTTAGTGGCATTTAAAAAGTCTTGAATTTATGAATTTAACTTACCTTAAGCTATAGGAACCCTGTAAACATGAAAGTGTCTCATTGTCTAAGATTCTTCGTGGCGTGTttgtaaatgtgacattcatacattcattccaAACACAGTAGCTCTCATTCATATTTGAATGCCTTCACTCTTTTGTGCATATCCATCTCTGCCTTTCCTGCTGACATTTAATCGAGTGGACACCGAGACCGTGAAGAAGATAAAGAATTTAGGCCTAAACTCCCAGGATAAAGCCACAGGCTCACTGACGTATTCACTGGCCTGAAAACAATACACAATAGAAAGTCCAACGTGGGTGAGGGAGCAGGCCTTTGCTTTTCAGAGGCGAGTGAGGCCAAGCTTTAAGTAAAGGCAGGCAGCAGCATGGGAGGGTCATGTGAGCCAGCAGCCAAAAGGAGGAGGCACACAGTGAGACTGCTGTGTCTGATAACAGCTTTTCAGAGGcatgaaaacacatgcaaacgCTGACAGAGCCACTCACGTGCACGCAGGCAGAGCATGAGGCAAAAGATAGAGTGGtcaatctgtctgtctctttccaCACGACCAGTCTTTTTCTgctttgttattgtgtgtaagaaaaaaaaaaaaaaaaaaaaaggtagaaaatGAGGAATTTGAggtatttgttgttgttccacTTTCATGCAGGCAGCAGAATTTATCACAGAGTTGAATCAATGTCTGGGAACTGTCACGGTGGCATGGACACCAATGCTGGTGTGTTACATGTCACGCCGCTGACTTCCAATACAAACTGAGGCTGGTGTGAAATGAACGGTTTTAGTAGATTGTGTCAGTGGAGTGTTAGACTACAGAATATGACAACATTGGTGGCTCGTTGTTcttagggatgggacgataccactttctTTGTGttcgataccgatatcacaacctggagtatctacagataccgatatcgtcatttcaaagacacaattctccaactgcgTAACAAATCCTGTTCTTccaaagagaagaaataaacggcccaaacaaacatgacttatttacatttttacagtctgtgcatagtgaagcatgcaattATAAGATTATTCAATTGTATCGGAgcctacatttttatctgtccggtgattttgaccagtatctgaCGATACAGACACTCAacgatactgattcccatccctaattatTCTTATGGTTTACAAAAGCAAAAGGGGGATTTGAAAAATGTCCTACACCAAGCCAACTTCACTGATACCAGAAATCTACATTCAGTGGCCAAAATGTGAGTTTAGCATTTTAGCACATCACTGTGGATAAGAAAGTCATTCACTAAATTCATCTCTTTGGTTTAAAGTCAAGTATTTAAACAGTTACTGGCTGATTTGCCATGAAACTCAGGTTCACGCACATCTGAAGTCAAGATGCTGACtgttatggcgtgtttccactaacTCAAAGCACGGTTattctgcttttccattagcgatagtacctggcacTTTGTTTGGTACCTGCTCAGGTGAGGTTCCAGGCGAGCGgagccgatactatgcgtgatgtcgtcagactgccgtgcactgattggtcaaagtgTCGTCAATCAAAACGAacaacaatgccgaactgtagctcagttaaaaacatgggttaatctccaacatttagcaaaggaaatctcatcatttaacagtcagcatgttagcatgctaatgtGAGCTTTAAAGAAGCATGTCTCTCTTGTGTAATTACTTCTGCTTCTCCTCTGGACTCTGTTTACAGCCTAAAAACTAAATGTGTAGCGTCTGAGCGCAGGTGCCCATTGATCctgcgtactgcagctttaagtgtctGAACGTTAGGCCTCTCGTTTATTTAGCAAGAATATCTTATAGCTAAATAAACAGAATATCTATTAGAatatctggtcctaatgagacaggaTGGGGTTAAAGTTAGGATTAAGATTTGAAATATgcactggttaaggttagttatTTTGGCATCGAGTGGTTGTGGTTAGGCATAgcgctttgtttaggctgtctaaAAGTGTCCTGACAAGAATagaaacacaaacctgtgtgtgtgtgtgttgctgctgagTCAGGTTGTGAAGGCAGATCAATTATGTAATAATCTGCCTGTAAATGTAGACAGCTCGCTTTCACAGCTATATAAcaaggctacacacacacacacacagacaggtagAAAGACAGACATGTTGTTTCTTACACGGTCGCTGTGTAGTTACACAAACACTAGTTGAGTACTAAATTCACCGTTGTGTTGGGGTCAGTAATCGCGGGCTCCTCGCTGACGTCGCTCCTCTTGGTGGCTGCAGCCGTAGATGAAGCTCTGCTGTGCATGATCCTGGTGCTGGTCGTGGTGCTGGTCCTGGTGTTGAAGAGTTCGCGGTTACCTGGAAACAAACCATGACACAGCGgctgccctctgctgctgctgccgccgctgctatGGAGCCTCTTCCACGTCCTGATAACATCTACATGACCGCCCTCACTTGATCTCCCGCTCCTGGACGCTCGGTCCAGGTGTCTCCAGTCCCAGACTGCACAGTCCCAGCTTTGGACGGGATGAGTTCCCTGTTGCTTCCTCGGGTGAACAAGTGCTGAGTCAGCAGGTCCACAGAGAGACCGGCTCCAGTGAAACGTGTGACCTTTGCGTAATGTCAGAGTGACGCACCtcagtgtgtttgctttgtgcgCCGCACACGAGCGGGGCGTCCTGAGCGTGTGCGCCGCGGCCGCCGCCGCGCACAGCCTCCCTGTGCCGCACCACCACGACAACATCGCCGTCGACCGAGTTCCGTGGCTTTGGTTAGATCAAGTAATGGCGTGAAATATTCACAGCATGTACATGAAGCGTGAGCAGCTGTAAACATGCTGCCCTGCTCTccgctgcctcctcctcctcctcctcctcctctgttgacCCATTATCAGCCGCAGCCAATGAGCGCTGACGCAGAGCGAAGCCTGAGAGAAGGGGAGGGGGCATTTAAAGGTGTAATCCGTGTCATGGAACCGTCTCTGTGGTGAATGTGACTGAACTCTTTACATAATTATGTTACACGGTAAtagtttataatatttatataaatttgaatttaaagctgcattgcgtgttttttgttgatgtttattGTTCTGCCTCTGCTTGGTCTTTGTGATCAGAGATGAtgtcacattatttgtttgcttcatccttcatttgaaaagaggaaaacttttttgtggatacttctttgtgttttgtcgTACTCTACAGTTTCGATACCACGTTTATGTGCGATACCGatactatgaagctgttaactacacatgtgccgagtcatttccaGTGATTTTGAGACCGATACTGATTCCTATCCGTAATTGTTCAGCCGTTTACAGCCGTCTGATTTtagttgcctccgtctgtcttgtcataaaagccatttttttctttgttgttagCGGCATTGTTCCAGGAGATGTGTGTAGTACATACtctatgccaggcctgtatgtgatGCTGTAGCCGCTGCTACAACAAAACAGGGAAATGcatataatatcacaatattataaCGCTTTTGAGACACCAAGTGCTGATTTTTTTTAGCATATAATAGTTTAACTGATTTTACTAAAAAAGTGCCAAGTGctcagtatatcgcaatatatgattttgTAAATACTCAGTACATCGCAATATTCtcataatatcgtattgtggtgTTTCTGccgatttttttttctttttaaataaagctttattcgaagtacacaagcacagaaagacaagacattttctgataATGTCTTCATTATCAGTGTTAGGACGTGTCATGTGCTGTTCAGATAAGGACCATTGAACCAACTGATGAATGAAGGGGGAAAACAGACAAGAAGACTTAGACATCAACCGTTGATCTTGTGATCTACTGTTGCAGACCACACCCCACTCTTCGTATTAACATGTAAATATGCAAAGTCCATTTAAAGTGTCAACAAAAGCTCAATTGGAAAAGTGTTGTGAAAGCACAGGATCATGTCATTCTACTGTGTCGTTGtcatgtacattttaaaataccaGTTTGAAGTGTcaactacagaaaaaaaaagtggttctAAAGCAAATATTGTACTATTTTCTGTCACTGAACACTGTGAATGCCATCTGGTTTGTGGTCACTGTTGCGTCACATGATAAACTTGCTTTCAGTTTGCACATGTGCAATCTTTTCTTTGACATTTGCACCTTTTTTCTTAAGAAGAAATGTAGATGGAAAAATGCACGCCCAAACTGAGAGACTGAGAAAATGAAGCAACAGTGAGTAGGAGGTGAGATAACAGAAGTAGAGATGATTTAGCAGGAAATCGTGTAAAAACAGTTCACAGtgagtgcagcagcagagcctGTAACCTTCTCTGCAccacaccacaaaaacaaaacttagtCCACTTAAACCTGCTTCAATAATCTCTTTGTTTATCAGtttacaaaatacatttttatttgccatttagTGAAATAGTTCGATTTTCATATTTCGGTAAAATACAGATGAacatcttttcatttatttagttttagcTCAGAATTACTAACGTTGTACCATAATGACTGGGAGTTAAAACTGACAGAATGTCTACGtctcacacttttatttttacatctaATTCTttagtttaaattttttttttttaacataaaacataGCCTTTTTTCTCCATGAAATACTACATAGTTGATGTCACAACTAAAATCCTGCGTACACGTTATAGAGCATAGTGTGATTATAATCACGCATACAGACAGCTGCGAAAACTACAACAGGACgttataatctgattaaaatgtGTACGTGTCGAAATAATCTGATATTAACCTGATTAAGACAAAGGTGTGAATAAGACACTGTCAtctaattatttttgttattttagattTAGGTAAAGAGAAAAGGCTTATTCACACATTTGTCTTAATTGGGTTAATATCAAACtattggtctgtgtgtgtgtgtgtgtgtgaacatgctgTATATGCCACTGACCTTAAATGACCTTCTGTCAATATACACTTTCATATTTGTCATACTTCATACGGCACATTTCAGTCAGAAATTGATAGTCACTTTAATAGGTGTCATATGTACCTCATAAAGTGGCAGGAACTTGCACTGTGATCTGCTTCTGACTGTGGTgacaagtggttatttgagatATTGTTgctttactattattattatcatcattattattattattattattataaataataataacaacaacaatgaaaaccAATCTGGTCCTTCTCTTTTGAAACAGGTGATGACTCAAACTGACCAGTGTTTACTTCAGAGGAATTCTTCAGTTTCACTGAATGATGCAGGAAGCAGATGTGTCAGACTGTTCTTTCTAATTTCTAATTCCTAGAACACAGTCGTTGTACTATTCATCATAGTATCGCTACAAAAGGTCCATGTCATCAATCCAACAGTTgagataatttttttatttgtgatgaTCGATTTAGCCGCGTCTTGAGCGGACACTAGATGCATCACTGAGTCTTTGATCGACGCGTCGCAGAATGACTTAACTGACTTTGATTTTTGAGCGAGAATCCCTCAGCAGTTGGACAGCCACTCGTCGACTCAGGTCAGACACGACAGTGAGGCTCTGTTGAGTTCAGCAGATCCTGGGAACTGGGCAGACGTCCATCCATTTGTTCTTTCTGTGGAACTTTTCAATCCGTCTTCTGACAAACTGGCAGGATGGTCAATACCCTCTCCCCGGCGCCGGCCCTCCTCCATCCACCCTTCATTTGTATGCCATCCTCCTTTCATCGCTGAACACATCCCGTCTTCCATCGACGTGTCAGCGTATAAGCAACTCCTGGcattgcttcatttttttttcctactttgTCCTTCACACTCCCCACTGTTCTTCAGTGTCCATCTGTTTATGTATTCAGCGTAGTGGTCAGCATGTGACTGCATCCTCTCTCTGGCACCGTTCCACTTCACCCTTCAGTGAAGAGGACTGAAGGACTGGGACCAGAGCCAGCTGGCCTGGACTCAGTACAGCTCAGGCACAATAGCAAAGCCCAGGCCATGAAGACGAGGTTAATGCAGTGTGGATCATGTGTTTTTCACCACTATTGTCCTTCTCTCTGTACGTCTATAGGCTTTAGACATACTGACACACTGTGCCCAGCAGGGAGCGTCACATAAAGGgtgcttttttctctccacaacATTTGCTGTAACCTGATGTAGATGTTTGACTAATTAAGTTCCTCTTTGTTCTGCCAGTGTGCCGTTCAGTGCCCTGTGCACTCACGTTAATGAGCAGGAGTGCTTAATACACAGTAAACAAGCAGATCTATGAAAGTATATCTGTGCCCAATAAGACACGCCCCCATAATTAGCAGGAATTAAATAGATTTATACACATATcaataatatatgtgtataaatatacacaaaataaaacaagtaaataaaaaagtcacagtCCAACATGGCcattcactttcctgttgttaaGACAAACAAGCAAATTACAAA
Coding sequences within:
- the fam210b gene encoding protein FAM210B, mitochondrial, with translation MLSWWCGTGRLCAAAAAAHTLRTPRSCAAHKANTLRCVTLTLRKGHTFHWSRSLCGPADSALVHPRKQQGTHPVQSWDCAVWDWRHLDRASRSGRSSEGGHVDVIRTWKRLHSSGGSSSRGQPLCHGLFPGNRELFNTRTSTTTSTRIMHSRASSTAAATKRSDVSEEPAITDPNTTEQKFKETSATSSSTEKAPEEPEPEGGKPSKTQQLKKVFKEYGAVGVSFHIGISLMSLGMFYLLISSGIDMAAILCKVGFSETVVRSKMAAGTSTFVLAYAIHKLFAPVRMSITLVSVPLIVRYFRKTGLFKPPTPTP